Proteins from one Candidatus Schekmanbacteria bacterium RIFCSPLOWO2_02_FULL_38_14 genomic window:
- a CDS encoding HNH endonuclease, producing MVKNKSIRDLILEYFKRYPKQDLKHGPVVDWVEEQYIKLYKRKPRDIWRAIRNLHEEGILIKVKKGVHRYDPDLIKEIELFDFPPDIKEKILELDNYKCVVCGRGIADGVELCADHIKAKGKGGDNSIDNGQTLCMEHNLLKKNYSRTEAGKRYFIKIYKQAVAKGDEKMIKFCKEVFDAYDKHRINGHIKRPNGR from the coding sequence GTGGTAAAGAATAAAAGTATTAGGGACTTAATATTAGAATATTTCAAAAGGTATCCTAAGCAAGACTTAAAACATGGGCCTGTAGTTGATTGGGTTGAAGAACAATACATTAAACTTTATAAGAGAAAACCTCGTGATATATGGAGAGCAATTCGAAATCTTCATGAAGAGGGAATACTAATCAAAGTTAAGAAAGGTGTGCATCGCTATGATCCTGATCTTATAAAAGAGATTGAGTTATTTGATTTCCCTCCTGATATAAAGGAAAAAATCTTAGAGCTTGATAATTATAAATGTGTTGTATGTGGTAGAGGTATAGCAGATGGAGTTGAGTTGTGTGCCGACCATATAAAGGCAAAGGGCAAGGGCGGTGATAATTCTATTGATAATGGGCAAACTTTGTGTATGGAACATAATCTTCTGAAAAAGAATTATTCCCGTACTGAAGCTGGTAAAAGATATTTTATTAAAATCTATAAGCAAGCAGTAGCTAAAGGTGACGAAAAGATGATTAAATTCTGCAAGGAAGTCTTTGATGCTTATGATAAGCACAGAATAAACGGACATATCAAAAGACCTAATGGGAGATAA